Proteins found in one Hevea brasiliensis isolate MT/VB/25A 57/8 chromosome 18, ASM3005281v1, whole genome shotgun sequence genomic segment:
- the LOC110663520 gene encoding MICOS complex subunit MIC10, translating to MAENLDVNAKWDACLDLTVRRFVYSSLAGAFSGLLFFRTPVTRWASVAFGAGVGIGSAYTECSRIFYGSPTKLASPKPSNAPAQET from the exons ATGGCCGAGAACCTCGACGTCAACGCCAAATGGGACGCCTGTCTCGATCTTACGGTCCGTCGCTTCGTTTACTCTTCCTTGGCTGGGGCCTTTAGCGGTCTCCTTTTCTTCA GGACTCCGGTGACTCGTTGGGCATCAGTGGCATTTGGTGCTGGAGTGGGCATTGGATCTGCTTACACTGAGTGTTCTCGTATTTTTTATGGATCTCCTACAAAGTTGGCATCTCCTAAGCCGTCAAATGCTCCAGCGCAAGAGACATGA